In one Asterias amurensis chromosome 9, ASM3211899v1 genomic region, the following are encoded:
- the LOC139941959 gene encoding S-adenosylmethionine-dependent methyltransferase Rv2258c-like has protein sequence MQNAKGGVTLSSQGMNGQLFPPPGPPGMSGGPPPMVDWVIAPDESVPGPVARPPSTAGENLPQFGARIMETVNAGFIALSIAVGKETGLFRVLAGFEGQPKTSQEIADEAGLKERYVREWLGAMTTGRIVNMDATGKRFYLPPHRAIFLTTPGLGYELTILAAALPMQGKVFNHIIESFKLDGPKGVSYDHFGDFHHFMNECSLVWWERHLVQTFIPSIPGLKDMLESGISVLDLGCGEGGASLLMGQEFPNSSILGVDICNHATQAAQKGIAKHSLTNVKFLQMDAHDIPDDWEGRFKYILAWDSIHDMAHPNKILERVRKVLAPGGIMSVMEVNARSEIKDNMDMPFASTFYTNSMFHCMTVQLNAGGEGLGNMWGRERAEETLRDGGFNVETFPSPFEGSFNCHFLCKLKE, from the exons ATGCAGAACGCGAAAGGCGGTGTCACTCTGTCCAGCCAGGGAATGAACGGGCAGCTCTTTCCTCCTCCTGGCCCACCGGGAATGAGCGGCGGACCGCCACCGATGGTCGACTGGGTGATCGCACCGGACGAGAGTGTCCCCGGCCCCGTAGCCAGGCCACCGAGCACGGCGGGCGAGAACTTGCCGCAGTTCGGAGCTCGGATCATGGAGACCGTGAACGCTGGCTTTATCGCTCTGTCGATCGCAGTGGGAAAGGAGACGGGTTTGTTCCGTGTGCTGGCTGGTTTTGAAGGGCAGCCGAAAACATCACAAGAAATCGCTGATGAAGCTGGTTTAAAAGAAAG GTACGTGCGTGAGTGGCTCGGGGCGATGACTACGGGGCGGATAGTCAACATGGACGCTACGGGGAAACGATTCTATCTCCCGCCTCATCGCGCCATCTTCTTGACTACCCCGGGACTTGGCTATGAGCTCACCATCCTCGCTGCGGCTCTGCCGATGCAGGGGAAGGTCTTCAACCATATCATCGAGAGTTTTAAGCTGGACGGGCCCAAAG GCGTTTCGTACGATCACTTTGGTGACTTTCATCATTTTATGAATGAATGTTCACTCGTATGGTGGGAACGGCATCTTGTGCAGACATTCATCCCGTCAATCCCAGGTCTCAAAGACATGTTAG AGTCGGGGATCTCGGTGCTAGATCTTGGATGCGGCGAGGGAGGAGCAAGCCTCCTCATGGGACAGGAGTTTCCCAATAGCTCAATCCTGGGCGTGGATATCTGCAACCATGCCACACAGGCCGCGCAGAAGGGTATCGCCAAACACAGCCTCACCAATGTCAAATTCCTTCAGATGGACGCCCACGATATTCCGGATGACTGGGAGGGGAGGTTCAAGTACATCCTAGCGTGGGATTCCATCCACGACATGGCACATCCGAACAAGATCCTGGAACGCGTCCGGAAAGTCCTTGCTCCGGGTGGGATCATGTCCGTCATGGAGGTGAACGCCAGGTCCGAGATTAAGGACAACATGGACATGCCGTTCGCGTCTACGTTCTACACCAATAGCATGTTCCACTGCATGACGGTTCAGCTCAACGCTGGTGGCGAGGGCCTCGGGAACATGTGGGGCAGGGAACGGGCGGAGGAGACCCTACGAGATGGTGGGTTCAACGTGGAGACATTTCCATCGCCCTTTGAAGGGTCATTTAACTGTCACTTTCTCTGTAAACTTAAAGAATGA